One window of Haloarchaeobius salinus genomic DNA carries:
- a CDS encoding HesB/IscA family protein translates to MSTGTADGETTPRIEVTETAAEEALSLLDGEGLDTGEAGLRLFVQQGGCAGLSYGMRFDDEPEPDDTIYEHHGLRVFVDPSSLNYVEGSVLDFEGGLQGAGFHVENPNVVSECGCGESFRT, encoded by the coding sequence ATGAGCACGGGCACCGCAGACGGGGAGACCACCCCGCGGATCGAAGTGACCGAAACGGCCGCCGAGGAGGCCCTCTCGCTGCTCGACGGCGAGGGGCTCGACACCGGGGAGGCGGGCCTGCGACTGTTCGTCCAGCAGGGCGGCTGCGCCGGCCTCTCCTACGGGATGCGGTTCGACGACGAACCGGAACCGGACGACACCATCTACGAACACCACGGGCTGCGCGTCTTCGTCGACCCGTCCAGCCTGAACTACGTGGAGGGCAGTGTCCTCGACTTCGAAGGTGGACTGCAGGGCGCAGGGTTCCACGTCGAGAACCCGAACGTGGTGTCCGAATGCGGCTGCGGCGAGTCGTTCAGAACGTAG
- a CDS encoding dodecin, which produces MVFKKITLIGTSSESFEDAADDAIDRAQDTIDNVHWVEVEELGVEIASVADREYQAEVTVAFELDG; this is translated from the coding sequence ATGGTATTCAAGAAGATCACGCTCATCGGGACGAGTTCGGAGAGCTTCGAGGACGCCGCGGACGACGCCATCGACCGCGCCCAGGACACCATCGACAACGTCCACTGGGTCGAGGTGGAGGAGCTGGGCGTCGAGATCGCGTCGGTGGCGGACCGGGAGTACCAGGCAGAAGTGACGGTGGCGTTCGAACTGGACGGCTGA
- a CDS encoding DUF2238 domain-containing protein: MRVRDRLGIDEAFQRRLTRAMQLTLVGLLFVGVERRNPGIVVNTLLGLGVTQLPSLLERDYDIPLDAGLTLWITTAAFLHALGTVGIPGTEATFYRSTTWWDHMTHALSSSLVAAVGYTTVRALDEHNEHIDIPPRFMFVFILSFVMAFGVVWELLEFGIGLVTASLGSDGFLIQFGVGDTMLDLLFNTAGGFVVAVWGQAYLTDVAGVLRDKLDSRDDDSAGGAT; the protein is encoded by the coding sequence GTGAGAGTCCGCGACCGACTCGGCATCGACGAGGCGTTCCAGCGCCGGCTCACCCGTGCCATGCAGCTGACCCTCGTCGGGCTGCTGTTCGTCGGTGTCGAGCGACGGAACCCGGGTATCGTCGTCAACACGCTGCTCGGTCTCGGCGTCACCCAGCTCCCGTCGCTGCTGGAACGCGACTACGACATCCCGCTCGACGCGGGGCTCACGCTCTGGATCACCACCGCGGCGTTCCTCCACGCGCTGGGCACCGTCGGCATCCCCGGCACCGAAGCGACGTTCTACCGCAGCACCACCTGGTGGGACCACATGACCCACGCGCTCTCGTCGTCGCTCGTCGCCGCCGTCGGCTACACCACGGTCCGCGCGCTCGACGAGCACAACGAGCACATCGACATCCCGCCGCGGTTCATGTTCGTGTTCATCCTCTCGTTCGTGATGGCCTTCGGCGTGGTCTGGGAGCTGCTGGAGTTCGGCATCGGCCTCGTCACCGCGTCGCTGGGGAGCGACGGCTTCCTCATCCAGTTCGGCGTCGGCGACACGATGCTCGACCTGCTGTTCAACACCGCGGGTGGATTCGTCGTCGCGGTCTGGGGGCAGGCGTACCTCACCGACGTGGCGGGCGTGCTGCGGGACAAACTCGACAGCCGCGACGACGATTCGGCCGGTGGCGCGACGTAG